A stretch of Saccharothrix texasensis DNA encodes these proteins:
- a CDS encoding type III PLP-dependent enzyme, with product MDHALYAAHRDFFDATRPETPCLLLDLDVVSARYRELRAGLPDAAVYYAVKANADPDLLRHLVELGCGFDVASVGEVDACLAAGADPASISFGNTVKKESAIRYAHERGIRLFSVDSAAELAKIARAAPGAEVCCRFIVRTTGAQWPISRKFGCTEDDAVALLRDAVSLGLTPRGTTFHVGSQQREPDSWATGVATAARVAAKLAAEGVELDLLNLGGGLPVRYEETVPSLQTYFAAIDRAVTASFPTRPALIVEPGRYLPGDAGMIRSEVVLVTERENGLRWVYLDVGRYNGLVETDDEAIAFPVVAVRADGGFADEAAPAVLAGPTCDSTDVLYERTPVSLPVDLRPGDHIDILATGAYTTPYASVGFNGFPPLPSHCFGATDH from the coding sequence GTGGACCATGCGCTCTACGCGGCGCACCGCGACTTCTTCGACGCCACCCGGCCCGAGACGCCGTGCCTGCTCCTCGACCTCGACGTGGTCTCCGCCCGGTACCGGGAACTGCGCGCCGGCCTGCCGGACGCCGCCGTGTACTACGCCGTGAAGGCCAACGCCGACCCGGACCTGTTGCGCCACCTGGTGGAACTCGGCTGCGGCTTCGACGTCGCCAGCGTCGGCGAGGTCGACGCCTGCCTCGCCGCGGGCGCCGACCCGGCGTCGATCTCGTTCGGCAACACGGTGAAGAAGGAGTCCGCGATCCGCTACGCGCACGAGCGCGGCATCCGGCTCTTCTCGGTCGACTCGGCGGCGGAGCTGGCGAAGATCGCGCGGGCCGCGCCCGGCGCGGAGGTCTGCTGCCGCTTCATCGTGCGCACGACCGGCGCGCAGTGGCCGATCAGCCGGAAGTTCGGCTGCACCGAGGACGACGCGGTCGCGCTGCTGCGCGACGCGGTGTCGCTCGGGCTCACGCCGCGCGGCACCACCTTCCACGTCGGCTCCCAGCAGCGCGAACCGGACAGCTGGGCGACCGGTGTCGCCACCGCCGCGCGCGTCGCGGCCAAGCTGGCCGCCGAGGGCGTCGAGCTGGACCTGCTCAACCTCGGCGGCGGGCTGCCGGTCCGCTACGAGGAGACCGTGCCCTCGCTGCAGACCTACTTCGCGGCCATCGACCGCGCCGTCACGGCGTCCTTCCCGACCCGGCCCGCGCTGATCGTCGAGCCGGGCAGGTACCTGCCCGGTGACGCCGGGATGATCCGGTCCGAGGTCGTGCTGGTGACCGAGCGGGAGAACGGGCTGCGCTGGGTCTACCTCGACGTCGGCCGCTACAACGGCCTGGTCGAGACCGACGACGAGGCCATCGCCTTCCCCGTCGTCGCCGTCCGCGCGGACGGGGGGTTCGCCGACGAGGCGGCCCCCGCCGTGCTCGCGGGGCCGACGTGCGACAGCACCGACGTCCTGTACGAGCGCACACCGGTGTCCTTGCCGGTCGACCTGCGACCAGGCGACCACATCGACATCCTCGCGACCGGCGCCTACACCACGCCGTACGCGTCCGTCGGGTTCAACGGCTTCCCGCCGTTGCCCAGCCACTGCTTCGGCGCCACCGACCACTGA
- a CDS encoding fatty acid desaturase family protein produces MSDEYTWAFDGKRYRMYRFPKEVESGVKELNRSDNWHAMLAWLEDLVWMAFCTWLCVGVSYWFYPLAVLVIGARQRGLSTILHDCAHGIGASNRKVQMFVGTVLTAYPIFQQHYAYKISHVFTHHPKLGNPEGDPDLRFFIEQRAYEMSSPRAYVLRTVIMPLFGTQTWAYLKYLVRNRYRLLKQGRVRSADAPQTPISKRKRVLDRVGFWAFWATVVTVCVSQGWGLELLLFWVVPYLTSFQILGWYIELSEHTPLVRDSNVDLYMTRNRKSRTWEKFLTGIHNDNYHLEHHLDPRTPFWNLGKARQVRLADPNYAEVDRQLGGLFTKGPEGQQSAISAIVESMTYKPEQPHVAA; encoded by the coding sequence ATGTCCGACGAGTACACCTGGGCGTTCGACGGGAAGCGCTACCGGATGTACCGCTTCCCGAAGGAAGTCGAGAGCGGCGTCAAGGAGCTCAACCGCAGCGACAACTGGCACGCGATGCTGGCCTGGTTGGAAGACCTCGTGTGGATGGCCTTCTGCACCTGGCTCTGCGTCGGCGTGTCCTACTGGTTCTACCCGTTGGCGGTGCTCGTGATCGGCGCCCGCCAGCGGGGGCTGTCGACCATCCTGCACGACTGCGCGCACGGCATCGGCGCGTCGAACCGCAAGGTGCAGATGTTCGTCGGCACGGTGCTCACCGCCTACCCGATCTTCCAGCAGCACTACGCGTACAAGATCTCCCACGTCTTCACGCACCACCCGAAGCTGGGCAACCCCGAGGGTGACCCGGACCTGAGGTTCTTCATCGAGCAGCGGGCCTACGAGATGTCCTCGCCGCGCGCGTACGTGCTCCGCACGGTCATCATGCCGTTGTTCGGCACTCAGACGTGGGCCTACCTGAAGTACTTGGTGCGCAACCGCTACCGGCTGCTCAAGCAGGGCCGCGTGCGGTCGGCGGACGCGCCGCAGACCCCGATCAGCAAGCGCAAGCGGGTGCTCGACCGCGTCGGTTTCTGGGCGTTCTGGGCGACCGTGGTGACGGTGTGCGTGTCGCAGGGCTGGGGGCTCGAACTGCTGCTGTTCTGGGTGGTGCCCTACCTGACCAGCTTCCAGATCCTGGGCTGGTACATCGAGCTGTCCGAGCACACCCCCCTGGTGCGGGACTCCAACGTGGACCTCTACATGACGCGCAACCGCAAGAGCCGCACGTGGGAGAAGTTCCTCACCGGCATCCACAACGACAACTACCACCTGGAGCACCACCTGGACCCGCGCACGCCGTTCTGGAACCTCGGCAAGGCACGCCAAGTGCGGCTGGCCGACCCGAACTACGCGGAGGTGGACCGCCAGTTGGGCGGGCTGTTCACCAAGGGACCGGAAGGGCAGCAGAGCGCCATCAGCGCCATCGTGGAGTCCATGACCTACAAGCCGGAGCAGCCGCATGTCGCCGCCTGA
- a CDS encoding glycoside hydrolase family 43 protein, translating into MRVSSSTRGPSPTRTRRLTAAATSLVTALALVLAGPPASAGEPAAAEDCQFSTLGRTGLRAADPSVIRVGGTYVSAQVGGGGIQVRQASSPDALAAAPARLVWRDARNLGSVWAPEIVRDSGRYYIYFTAGNDAAHRMYAISSTSPDTGYTGEVRLALPDDRWAIDGVPVTFNGLRYFVWSGWECTTNVEQNLYITRMADPLTPVGGRYVISQPREPWERVVGNPFINEAPEVIKDPNGQLHVVYSANGSWSEQYCLADLRLRVGGDPTHVWDWYKSNGCLFGSNRATMMTGWDPTLYVNGPGHHSFVLLDGDIATSPPAGPRFPLVYHAVPKGTPYHWDNRYWYTGTFAWWGNTTYRRANVPGATSDTGWGLKFFE; encoded by the coding sequence ATGCGCGTCTCCTCCAGCACCCGAGGACCATCCCCGACCCGGACCCGGCGGCTCACGGCCGCCGCGACCTCCCTCGTCACCGCCCTCGCGCTCGTCCTCGCCGGGCCGCCGGCCTCCGCCGGCGAACCCGCCGCGGCCGAGGACTGCCAGTTCTCGACGCTGGGGCGGACCGGCCTGCGCGCCGCCGACCCGAGCGTGATCCGCGTCGGCGGCACCTACGTCTCGGCGCAGGTGGGCGGTGGCGGCATCCAGGTCCGCCAGGCGTCGTCACCGGACGCGCTGGCCGCCGCGCCCGCACGCCTCGTCTGGCGCGACGCGCGCAACCTGGGCTCGGTGTGGGCGCCCGAGATCGTCCGCGACAGCGGCCGGTACTACATCTACTTCACGGCGGGCAACGACGCGGCGCACCGCATGTACGCGATCAGCTCCACCTCGCCGGACACCGGCTACACCGGCGAGGTCCGGCTCGCCCTGCCGGATGACCGGTGGGCCATCGACGGGGTGCCGGTGACGTTCAACGGCCTGCGCTACTTCGTCTGGTCCGGCTGGGAGTGCACCACCAACGTCGAGCAGAACCTCTACATCACCCGCATGGCCGACCCGCTCACGCCGGTCGGCGGCCGCTACGTCATCTCGCAGCCGCGCGAGCCGTGGGAGCGGGTGGTCGGCAACCCGTTCATCAACGAGGCGCCCGAGGTCATCAAGGACCCCAACGGCCAGTTGCACGTGGTGTACTCGGCCAACGGCAGCTGGAGCGAGCAGTACTGCCTGGCGGACCTGCGATTGCGCGTCGGCGGCGACCCCACCCACGTGTGGGACTGGTACAAGTCCAACGGGTGCCTGTTCGGCTCGAACCGGGCGACCATGATGACCGGCTGGGACCCCACCCTGTACGTCAACGGTCCCGGCCACCACTCGTTCGTCCTGCTCGACGGCGACATCGCGACCAGTCCGCCGGCCGGCCCGAGGTTCCCGCTGGTGTACCACGCGGTGCCCAAGGGGACGCCCTACCACTGGGACAACCGGTACTGGTACACCGGCACGTTCGCCTGGTGGGGCAACACGACCTACCGGCGGGCCAACGTCCCGGGCGCCACCTCGGACACCGGTTGGGGCTTGAAGTTCTTCGAGTGA
- the metX gene encoding homoserine O-acetyltransferase MetX, whose protein sequence is MSPGRSRAALLFGALLSVNASYTLLIPFVPDLEERAGANPTVVALTFAVFAGAKAAAQPFGGMWVDRWRPGDVGCVALLIAAAGIVVTAIARDPATLLAGRALWGVGEGLVTPALYAGMAALCRRYDLPTSRMMGNFGTFAVAGFLLGPLAAGIAAPFGLDALFLFGAAVTAVTAFGLRWAVPRDVPAPVDEEQADDTAAGTAATGGRWWTWVLALGALDLFTNLTYSALEPVLPLYLSADGAESARGAISLVFAIGLAAFGVVSWLLGRYASRLGLVAMAVVGLAFAAVGTAGLYASAEVWPVAACFVVLMVGQAALYLTARRGVVELRSAMTRQGKAFGLFGLVSDIGNILGPLLGVALYELTGRVSFLVIGALSGLLLAALVVGARRSRAVPGPPVEDGHVRTVVLFDRADPLELESGRTLAPVTVAYETYGELNEDRSNAIFVCHALTGDSHPAAHHPDDRPGWWRDMVGPGCPVDTDRHFVVCANVLAGCSGTTGPTSPGPDGGPWGPDFPLIGITDMVTVHRALVAELGLGRLRAVIGGSLGGMQVLEWLLRAPDDADDFLIVAGTARHTAENLAWNAVARTAIRSDPEFREGRYPPGGGPAAGLGTARMIGHLTYVSEDMLARKFGREPRAANGTSPSVTTGPFAVEGYLEHQAASLVGRFDANSYLCLMNAMDSFDAFADDRPVAPFRRRPGVHLFSFDSDRLYGPDHARYIQANLAARGLPAEHHQDHTTDRGHDAFLLRVPPYLRRVAEVLGQESVVRSADDAG, encoded by the coding sequence ATGAGCCCCGGCCGGAGCCGCGCCGCGCTGCTGTTCGGCGCGCTGCTGAGCGTCAACGCCTCCTACACGCTGCTCATCCCGTTCGTGCCGGACCTGGAGGAGCGGGCGGGCGCGAACCCGACCGTCGTCGCGTTGACCTTCGCGGTCTTCGCGGGCGCGAAGGCGGCGGCCCAGCCGTTCGGCGGCATGTGGGTGGACCGGTGGCGGCCCGGTGACGTCGGGTGCGTGGCGCTGCTCATCGCGGCGGCGGGCATCGTGGTCACGGCGATCGCCCGCGACCCCGCGACGCTGCTCGCCGGGCGGGCCCTCTGGGGCGTCGGCGAAGGCCTGGTGACACCGGCCCTGTACGCGGGCATGGCCGCGCTGTGCCGCCGTTACGACCTGCCGACCAGCCGGATGATGGGCAACTTCGGGACCTTCGCGGTGGCGGGCTTCCTGCTCGGCCCGCTGGCGGCCGGGATCGCGGCGCCGTTCGGCCTGGACGCGTTGTTCCTGTTCGGCGCGGCGGTGACCGCGGTGACCGCCTTCGGGCTGCGGTGGGCCGTGCCGCGCGACGTGCCGGCGCCGGTCGACGAGGAGCAGGCGGACGACACCGCGGCCGGCACGGCGGCGACCGGCGGCCGGTGGTGGACCTGGGTGCTGGCGCTCGGCGCGCTCGACCTGTTCACCAACCTCACCTACTCGGCGCTGGAACCCGTGCTGCCGCTGTACCTCAGCGCCGACGGCGCGGAGTCGGCGCGTGGCGCGATCTCGCTGGTGTTCGCCATCGGGCTGGCCGCGTTCGGGGTCGTGAGCTGGCTGCTCGGCCGCTACGCGAGCCGGCTCGGGCTGGTGGCGATGGCCGTGGTCGGCCTGGCGTTCGCGGCCGTCGGCACGGCCGGGCTGTACGCGAGCGCCGAGGTGTGGCCGGTGGCGGCGTGCTTCGTCGTGCTGATGGTCGGCCAGGCCGCGCTGTACCTGACCGCGCGCCGGGGCGTCGTCGAGCTGCGGTCGGCCATGACCAGGCAGGGCAAGGCGTTCGGGTTGTTCGGCCTGGTGTCCGACATCGGCAACATCCTCGGCCCGCTGCTGGGCGTGGCGCTGTACGAGCTGACCGGCCGGGTGTCGTTCCTGGTCATCGGCGCGCTCAGCGGACTGCTGCTCGCCGCCCTGGTGGTGGGCGCGCGGAGGTCCCGCGCCGTGCCGGGCCCGCCCGTCGAGGACGGCCACGTGCGGACGGTGGTGCTGTTCGACCGGGCCGACCCGCTGGAGCTGGAGTCGGGTCGGACGCTCGCGCCCGTCACGGTGGCGTACGAGACCTACGGCGAGCTGAACGAGGACCGGTCGAACGCGATCTTCGTCTGCCACGCGCTGACCGGCGACTCGCACCCGGCCGCCCACCACCCGGACGACCGGCCCGGGTGGTGGCGGGACATGGTCGGACCGGGCTGCCCGGTCGACACCGACCGGCACTTCGTGGTGTGCGCGAACGTGCTCGCCGGCTGCTCCGGCACCACCGGCCCGACCTCGCCGGGGCCGGACGGCGGGCCGTGGGGACCGGACTTCCCGCTGATCGGCATCACCGACATGGTCACGGTGCACCGCGCGCTCGTGGCCGAGCTCGGCCTCGGCCGGCTGCGCGCGGTGATCGGCGGTTCGCTGGGGGGCATGCAGGTCCTCGAATGGCTGCTGCGCGCCCCGGACGACGCCGACGACTTCCTGATCGTCGCCGGCACGGCCAGGCACACCGCGGAGAACCTCGCCTGGAACGCCGTCGCCAGGACCGCCATCCGGTCCGACCCGGAGTTCCGGGAGGGCCGGTACCCGCCGGGCGGCGGACCGGCGGCCGGCCTCGGCACGGCGCGCATGATCGGCCACCTCACGTACGTGTCCGAGGACATGCTGGCCCGCAAGTTCGGCCGCGAGCCGCGCGCCGCGAACGGCACGAGCCCTTCGGTGACCACCGGGCCGTTCGCCGTCGAGGGCTACCTGGAGCACCAGGCGGCGAGCCTGGTCGGCCGGTTCGACGCGAACAGCTACCTGTGCCTGATGAACGCGATGGACAGCTTCGACGCGTTCGCCGACGACCGGCCGGTCGCGCCGTTCCGCCGCCGGCCCGGGGTGCACCTGTTCAGCTTCGACTCCGACCGCCTCTACGGGCCGGACCACGCCCGCTACATCCAGGCGAACCTCGCCGCCCGCGGCCTGCCCGCCGAGCACCACCAGGACCACACGACCGACCGCGGGCACGACGCGTTCCTGCTGCGCGTGCCGCCGTACCTGCGGCGGGTCGCGGAGGTCCTGGGCCAGGAGTCGGTCGTGCGCAGCGCGGACGACGCGGGCTGA
- a CDS encoding class I SAM-dependent methyltransferase — translation MAGWWATAFDRDRGLRRLHEQAAGVTDGQVALIERELHLAAGSRVLDVACGTGRHAVSLAARGHRVTCVDLSEDYLDATRRRAAERGVTVDAVRADMRDLTDLPAASFDAAVNMYTSFGYFDHDEDNVRSVAAVARVLRPGGRLLVDVVNRDWFVRNFFPSEFAPGDGFVIRDYEEVDGEVVLHQNAFDPRTSRLRWTCRPVGARREHVVVDYRMYSLHELLAVLRAGGLTPVRALGGYDGTPYELFSPRLLCVAEAGGGPPGA, via the coding sequence GTGGCGGGTTGGTGGGCGACGGCGTTCGACCGCGACCGCGGCCTGCGCCGACTGCACGAGCAGGCGGCGGGCGTCACGGACGGCCAGGTGGCGTTGATCGAGCGGGAGCTGCACCTGGCGGCCGGCTCCCGCGTCCTCGACGTCGCGTGCGGCACCGGGCGGCACGCCGTGTCCCTCGCGGCCCGGGGGCACCGGGTCACGTGCGTCGACCTGAGCGAGGACTACCTGGACGCCACCCGGCGGCGCGCGGCGGAGCGCGGCGTGACCGTGGACGCGGTGCGGGCCGACATGCGCGACCTCACCGACCTGCCGGCGGCGTCGTTCGACGCGGCCGTGAACATGTACACCAGCTTCGGCTACTTCGACCACGACGAGGACAACGTGCGCTCGGTGGCCGCGGTCGCGCGCGTGCTGCGGCCCGGCGGGCGGCTGCTCGTCGACGTCGTCAACCGGGACTGGTTCGTCCGGAACTTCTTCCCCTCGGAGTTCGCGCCGGGCGACGGGTTCGTCATCCGGGACTACGAGGAGGTCGACGGCGAGGTCGTGCTGCACCAGAACGCGTTCGACCCGCGCACGAGCCGCCTGCGCTGGACGTGCCGGCCGGTCGGCGCGCGGCGGGAGCACGTGGTGGTCGACTACCGGATGTACAGCCTGCACGAACTGCTCGCCGTGCTGCGGGCAGGCGGGCTGACCCCGGTGCGCGCGCTGGGCGGTTACGACGGCACGCCGTACGAGCTGTTCTCACCGCGGCTGCTGTGCGTGGCCGAGGCCGGAGGCGGTCCGCCGGGGGCATGA
- a CDS encoding O-acetylhomoserine aminocarboxypropyltransferase/cysteine synthase family protein, which translates to MSPPERPRSAGKVYRRVESGVMHGGAELRLGITDPVVTPIFQTAAYELPDAATAADIFDLRVDGHAYTRLNNPTCDVLEARIAAVDDAPAALAVSSGQAAITLALLNLCQAGDNLVSSNELYGGTWNLLANTFARFGIETRFVSPDKPENFADATDSRTRCYFGETLPNPKLRLFPIEEVAAIAEDVGVPLVLDNTMLPLVCRPLEFGAHILVYSATKYIGGHGSALGGLIVDSDRFDWARHADRHPLLTAPDPAHGNVVWTEAGANLDSSLGRSPYLLKARETLMRDLGPCLSPFNAFLLIQGIETLPLRMRAHGENAEAVARYLADQPSVVSVRHPGLGDAEEVERLRRYTGGNGGPLVQFELAGGLTAGTRFIEALRMISHVTNIGDVRSMATHPASTTHAQLPEADRLAAGVSPGSIRLSIGLEHIDDLITDLAGALAVAG; encoded by the coding sequence ATGTCGCCGCCTGAGCGGCCGAGGTCGGCCGGGAAGGTCTACCGGCGGGTGGAGTCGGGCGTCATGCACGGCGGCGCCGAGCTGCGCCTGGGCATCACCGACCCGGTGGTGACGCCCATCTTCCAGACCGCCGCGTACGAGCTGCCCGACGCGGCCACCGCCGCCGACATCTTCGACCTGCGCGTCGACGGCCACGCCTACACGCGGCTGAACAACCCGACGTGCGACGTGCTGGAGGCCAGGATCGCCGCGGTGGACGACGCCCCGGCGGCCCTGGCCGTCTCCTCCGGCCAGGCGGCGATCACCCTGGCGCTGCTCAACCTGTGCCAGGCGGGCGACAACCTGGTCAGCTCCAACGAGCTGTACGGCGGCACGTGGAACCTGCTGGCCAACACGTTCGCCCGGTTCGGCATCGAGACCCGGTTCGTCAGCCCGGACAAGCCGGAGAACTTCGCCGACGCCACCGACTCGCGGACCCGGTGCTACTTCGGCGAGACCCTGCCCAACCCGAAGCTGCGGCTGTTCCCGATCGAGGAGGTCGCCGCCATCGCCGAGGACGTCGGCGTGCCGCTGGTGCTGGACAACACCATGCTGCCGCTGGTGTGCCGACCGCTGGAGTTCGGCGCGCACATCCTGGTCTACTCGGCGACGAAGTACATCGGCGGCCACGGCAGCGCGCTCGGCGGGCTGATCGTCGACTCCGACCGGTTCGACTGGGCGCGGCACGCCGACCGGCACCCGCTGCTCACCGCGCCGGACCCGGCGCACGGCAACGTGGTGTGGACCGAGGCGGGCGCGAACCTGGACAGCTCGCTCGGCCGCAGCCCGTACCTGCTCAAGGCCCGCGAGACGCTGATGCGCGACCTGGGGCCGTGCCTCAGCCCGTTCAACGCGTTCCTGCTGATCCAGGGCATCGAGACGCTGCCGCTGCGGATGCGGGCGCACGGCGAGAACGCCGAGGCGGTGGCGCGGTACCTGGCCGACCAGCCGTCGGTGGTCTCGGTGCGGCACCCGGGCCTCGGCGACGCCGAGGAGGTCGAGCGGCTGCGGCGCTACACGGGCGGCAACGGCGGTCCGCTGGTGCAGTTCGAGCTGGCGGGCGGGCTGACCGCGGGCACCCGGTTCATCGAGGCGCTGCGGATGATCTCGCACGTGACCAACATCGGCGACGTGCGGTCGATGGCCACCCACCCGGCGTCCACCACGCACGCCCAGCTGCCCGAGGCGGACCGGCTCGCCGCCGGCGTGTCACCGGGGTCGATCCGGCTGTCCATCGGCCTGGAGCACATCGACGACCTGATCACCGACCTGGCGGGCGCGCTGGCGGTGGCCGGGTGA
- a CDS encoding gamma-glutamyl-gamma-aminobutyrate hydrolase family protein, with protein sequence MTGKPLVALAAAAEQVDGVPHVAVREVYVRALEQVSGCHVVVVGGPAPDLAHLVDRFDGVVFGGHQSNVLPRWYGGEPGSGPADADRDELALSVIPAALRADVPVLGICRGLQELNVALGGTLRNVPGHTEDLSLPRDEQYLPAHPVHLTEGGVLRRLLGEPSVEVNSLHHQAIDRLAPGLRVEAVAPDGVVEAASAEGAAFCLAVQWHPEWYAATDLVSVALFTGFGAAVAARAARRAVI encoded by the coding sequence GTGACCGGCAAACCGCTGGTCGCCCTCGCGGCGGCCGCGGAGCAGGTGGACGGCGTGCCGCACGTGGCGGTGCGCGAGGTGTACGTGCGGGCGCTGGAGCAGGTGTCCGGCTGCCACGTCGTGGTGGTCGGCGGCCCCGCCCCCGACCTGGCGCACCTGGTCGACCGGTTCGACGGCGTGGTGTTCGGCGGCCACCAGAGCAACGTGCTGCCCCGGTGGTACGGCGGCGAGCCGGGCTCGGGGCCGGCCGACGCCGACCGGGACGAGCTGGCGCTGAGCGTGATCCCCGCCGCGTTGCGCGCCGACGTCCCGGTCCTCGGCATCTGCCGGGGCCTGCAGGAGCTCAACGTCGCGCTGGGCGGGACGCTGCGGAACGTCCCGGGGCACACCGAGGACCTCTCGCTGCCCCGGGACGAGCAGTACCTGCCCGCGCACCCGGTGCACCTGACCGAGGGCGGCGTCCTGCGGCGGCTGCTCGGCGAGCCCAGCGTCGAGGTCAACTCGTTGCACCACCAGGCGATCGACCGGCTCGCGCCCGGCCTGCGGGTCGAGGCGGTGGCGCCGGACGGGGTGGTGGAGGCGGCGTCGGCCGAGGGCGCGGCGTTCTGCCTCGCCGTGCAGTGGCATCCCGAGTGGTACGCGGCGACGGACCTGGTGTCGGTGGCGTTGTTCACCGGGTTCGGCGCCGCCGTCGCGGCCCGTGCGGCGCGGCGCGCGGTCATCTGA
- a CDS encoding GNAT family N-acetyltransferase has product MTTARTETEWSLLDEVPERVVSGCLYDSPGWLRMWETTGIEGRARHGYVSAGGQVLPVYALSSSPFWHGYVTQAGQQQLGSRHVFAGSTYSMYTKRDAFPAALARGAHATAMEWIDAGEADLLIAPNLTDTAAATWVDAVGPPVGRVLLDRTYSSDLSGDFDDHLGRLPRKLRMDVQRRLRRADERGLRIDVVDGPEAHGFVPAALPLVVGTTDEHGWPALYDEDTLHALLRTPGALLVVARVEDRVAGVFFGFRQDAEVTFLCGGVDYSGLTELSTYVAMMYRCTEWAYAGGFRRIEWGRDNYRFKERHGLVGADLWALVYSPDPTPALVEALAGMHRVIAAYVEGSG; this is encoded by the coding sequence ATGACGACCGCGAGGACCGAGACGGAGTGGTCGCTGCTCGACGAGGTGCCCGAGCGGGTCGTGTCCGGGTGCCTGTACGACTCGCCCGGGTGGCTGCGCATGTGGGAGACGACCGGCATCGAGGGCCGGGCGCGGCACGGCTACGTGAGCGCCGGAGGGCAGGTGCTGCCGGTCTACGCGCTGAGCAGCTCGCCCTTCTGGCACGGGTACGTCACCCAGGCCGGTCAGCAGCAGCTCGGGAGCCGCCACGTCTTCGCGGGCTCCACGTACTCCATGTACACCAAGCGCGACGCGTTCCCGGCCGCCCTGGCCCGCGGCGCCCACGCCACGGCGATGGAGTGGATCGACGCCGGCGAGGCGGACCTGCTAATCGCGCCGAACCTCACCGACACCGCCGCCGCCACGTGGGTGGACGCGGTCGGGCCACCGGTCGGCCGGGTCCTGCTCGACCGCACGTACAGCTCGGACCTGTCCGGCGACTTCGACGACCACCTCGGCCGGTTGCCCCGGAAGCTCCGCATGGACGTGCAGCGGCGGCTGCGGCGCGCGGACGAGCGCGGGCTGCGGATCGACGTGGTCGACGGGCCGGAGGCGCACGGGTTCGTGCCGGCGGCCCTGCCGCTGGTCGTCGGCACCACCGACGAGCACGGCTGGCCCGCGTTGTACGACGAGGACACCCTGCACGCCCTGCTGCGCACGCCGGGCGCGCTGCTCGTCGTCGCGCGGGTGGAGGACCGGGTCGCCGGGGTGTTCTTCGGCTTCCGGCAGGACGCCGAGGTCACGTTCCTGTGCGGTGGCGTCGACTACTCGGGCCTCACCGAGCTGAGCACGTACGTGGCGATGATGTACCGCTGCACCGAATGGGCCTACGCCGGCGGGTTCCGGCGGATCGAGTGGGGCCGGGACAACTACCGGTTCAAGGAGCGGCACGGGCTCGTCGGCGCCGACCTGTGGGCACTGGTGTACTCGCCGGACCCGACGCCCGCCCTGGTCGAGGCCCTGGCCGGGATGCACCGCGTGATCGCGGCCTACGTCGAGGGCAGTGGATGA
- a CDS encoding mycothiol transferase, with the protein MAEVTAVDVLADGFERVRESVERVLDGLTGPQLTHRVGGSANSIAWLVWHLTRVQDDHVAEVAGAEQVWTSEGWVERFDLSLPAGDTGYGHGREQVAAVDAPADLLRDYHRAVHERTEAYLKGLTGQDLTRVVDESWDPPVTLAVRLLSVIEDDLQHVGQAAFVRGVLPQS; encoded by the coding sequence ATGGCCGAGGTCACCGCGGTGGACGTGTTGGCGGACGGGTTCGAGCGGGTCCGGGAGTCCGTGGAGCGCGTGCTGGACGGCCTCACCGGACCTCAGCTGACCCACCGGGTGGGCGGCTCCGCCAACTCGATCGCCTGGCTGGTCTGGCACCTGACCCGGGTGCAGGACGACCACGTGGCCGAGGTCGCGGGCGCCGAGCAGGTCTGGACCTCCGAGGGCTGGGTGGAGCGCTTCGACCTGTCGTTGCCGGCCGGTGACACCGGCTACGGCCACGGCCGCGAGCAGGTCGCCGCCGTCGACGCGCCCGCCGACCTGCTGCGCGACTACCACCGGGCGGTGCACGAGCGCACCGAGGCCTACCTGAAGGGCTTGACCGGCCAGGACCTGACCAGGGTCGTGGACGAGTCGTGGGACCCGCCCGTGACGCTCGCCGTCAGGCTGCTCAGCGTGATCGAGGACGACCTCCAGCACGTCGGCCAGGCCGCCTTCGTGCGCGGGGTGCTGCCCCAGAGCTGA